The following proteins are encoded in a genomic region of Streptomyces collinus Tu 365:
- a CDS encoding L,D-transpeptidase family protein, protein MQIDSVRRVTVAVAAFGTFVAGLTACGAGGRGHSDPQPGAQATRSGAGGRDAHVVPGVGPRLLKRIPANSRQVVAVYGEGRNSADSTVVLYAKQGATWQRVRSWPAHNGKKGWTLDHHEGDRRSPVGVFTLTDAGGVLKDPGAALPYTQDASIAAPHWWARSHWHDFDYVIAIDYNRVKGTPPNNPTRPQGQAKGGSIWLHMDHGSGTSACVSMSKQAMEYLLRTLDPERRPVVVMGDKADLAG, encoded by the coding sequence GTGCAGATCGACAGTGTGCGGCGAGTGACAGTAGCGGTGGCGGCTTTCGGAACCTTCGTGGCGGGCCTGACCGCGTGTGGCGCGGGGGGGCGTGGCCACAGCGACCCACAACCGGGCGCCCAGGCGACGCGGTCCGGCGCGGGCGGCCGCGACGCGCACGTCGTGCCGGGGGTCGGTCCCCGGCTGCTCAAGCGCATTCCGGCGAACTCCCGGCAGGTCGTGGCCGTCTACGGCGAAGGCAGGAACTCGGCGGACTCCACGGTCGTGCTGTACGCCAAGCAGGGCGCAACCTGGCAACGGGTCCGCAGTTGGCCGGCGCACAACGGCAAGAAGGGGTGGACCCTCGACCACCACGAGGGTGACCGGCGCAGCCCTGTCGGTGTGTTCACCCTCACCGACGCGGGCGGCGTGCTCAAGGATCCCGGCGCCGCGCTGCCGTACACGCAGGACGCGTCCATCGCGGCGCCCCACTGGTGGGCCAGGTCGCACTGGCACGACTTCGACTACGTGATCGCCATCGACTACAACCGCGTCAAGGGCACCCCGCCGAACAACCCGACCCGCCCGCAGGGCCAGGCGAAGGGCGGCAGCATCTGGCTGCACATGGACCACGGCAGCGGCACGTCGGCCTGCGTCAGCATGTCCAAGCAGGCCATGGAGTACCTGCTGCGCACGCTCGATCCGGAGCGGCGTCCCGTGGTGGTGATGGGGGACAAGGCGGACCTGGCGGGGTAG
- a CDS encoding roadblock/LC7 domain-containing protein yields the protein MAHNQGLGWLLDDLTQRVDHVRHALVLSNDGLVTGASTGLRREDAEHLAAVASGLHSLAKGSGRHFGAGTVRQTMIEYDDAVLFVTAAGTGSCLCVLSGAEADIGQIAYEMTLLVNRVGEHLGVDARHPERPPTTDL from the coding sequence ATGGCGCACAACCAGGGACTCGGCTGGCTCCTGGACGACCTGACCCAACGGGTGGACCACGTACGGCACGCACTGGTCCTCTCCAACGACGGGCTGGTCACCGGAGCGAGCACGGGCCTTCGCCGCGAGGACGCCGAGCATCTGGCCGCCGTCGCCTCCGGACTGCACAGCCTGGCCAAGGGCTCGGGACGCCACTTCGGGGCGGGCACGGTACGTCAGACGATGATCGAGTACGACGACGCCGTGCTGTTCGTGACCGCCGCCGGCACCGGAAGCTGCCTGTGCGTCCTCAGCGGCGCGGAGGCCGACATCGGTCAGATCGCCTACGAGATGACCCTGCTCGTCAACCGCGTCGGCGAACACCTCGGCGTGGACGCCCGGCACCCCGAGCGACCACCGACGACAGACCTCTGA
- a CDS encoding ABC transporter transmembrane domain-containing protein: MQIQDLPYPNPGVPDARSGPRLLWWLWRNQAGGQLKALAWGLLHFVSVSAMPFCVGLAVQAVIDRSGTRLALAGGLLALCGTGTAVGDTFLHRAAVTNWITAAARVQQLLARKAALLGSALTRRVAAGEVVAVSTGDVERIGWFVEGVSRFTAAALTVVVVCVGLAVYQPALGLVVVVGLPVVALAVLPLLPRATRRADVQRTKAGRATELASDTVAGLRVLRGIGGEELFLDRYRRASQEVRHAAVRSARMWSLISAVQVLLPGLLLVAVVWHGVGLARQGRITVGELVTVYSAVMILNYPLRHFEEIAMAYSFSRPAAKRAARVLSLERSTSADGSRAARVPGGDLYDPATGLLADSGRLTAVVCGDPDAAGRLAERLGGHPTEPGRSVLLGGVPLDELPLDSARTAVLVQDKDPVLLSGSLRDLLDVPASGAVRAADALAAAQCEDVLDALVQGSLDIADPMDARITERGRSLSGGQRQRLALARSLVTDPEVLVLDEPTSAVDSHTEARIADGLRRLRTGRTTVVFTSSPLLLDRADRVALVHEGSVVAVGVHRELLDTEPRYRAVVTRETDDEAALAGAGDGLAGDSALLDALENLEEIEESA; the protein is encoded by the coding sequence ATGCAGATCCAAGACCTTCCGTACCCCAACCCTGGCGTACCGGACGCGCGTTCCGGTCCACGCCTGCTGTGGTGGCTCTGGCGCAACCAGGCGGGCGGCCAGCTCAAGGCGCTGGCGTGGGGGCTGCTGCACTTCGTCTCGGTCTCCGCCATGCCCTTCTGCGTCGGACTCGCCGTGCAGGCCGTCATCGACCGTTCCGGCACCCGGCTCGCCCTGGCGGGCGGCCTGTTGGCGCTGTGCGGCACGGGAACCGCCGTCGGCGACACCTTCCTGCACCGGGCCGCCGTCACCAACTGGATCACCGCCGCCGCCCGGGTCCAGCAACTGCTCGCGCGCAAGGCGGCCCTGTTGGGGTCCGCGCTGACCCGGCGGGTCGCGGCCGGCGAGGTGGTGGCCGTCTCCACCGGTGACGTGGAGCGGATCGGCTGGTTCGTCGAGGGTGTCTCCCGGTTCACCGCGGCCGCTCTGACGGTCGTCGTGGTCTGCGTGGGCCTGGCCGTCTACCAGCCCGCCCTCGGACTCGTCGTCGTCGTCGGCCTGCCGGTCGTGGCGCTCGCCGTACTCCCCCTGCTGCCCCGGGCCACGCGCCGGGCCGACGTCCAGCGCACGAAGGCGGGCCGTGCGACCGAGCTCGCCTCGGACACCGTCGCGGGCCTGCGCGTGCTGCGCGGGATCGGTGGCGAGGAACTGTTCCTCGACCGCTACCGCCGCGCCTCGCAGGAAGTGCGCCACGCGGCCGTGCGCAGCGCCCGTATGTGGTCGCTGATCTCCGCCGTCCAGGTGCTGCTGCCCGGACTGCTGCTGGTCGCCGTCGTCTGGCACGGCGTCGGCCTGGCCCGGCAGGGACGGATCACGGTCGGCGAACTCGTCACCGTCTACAGCGCGGTGATGATCCTCAACTACCCGCTGCGGCACTTCGAGGAGATCGCCATGGCGTACTCCTTCTCCCGGCCCGCGGCGAAACGGGCCGCGCGGGTGCTGTCCCTGGAGCGGTCCACCTCGGCCGACGGCTCCCGCGCCGCCCGGGTGCCGGGCGGCGACCTGTACGACCCGGCCACCGGTCTGCTCGCCGACTCGGGCCGGCTCACCGCGGTGGTGTGCGGCGACCCGGACGCTGCGGGGCGTCTCGCCGAACGCCTGGGCGGCCACCCCACCGAGCCGGGTCGCTCGGTCCTGCTCGGCGGCGTCCCCCTGGACGAACTCCCGCTGGATAGCGCCCGCACCGCCGTCCTGGTCCAGGACAAGGACCCGGTGCTGCTGTCCGGGTCGCTGCGCGACCTGCTGGACGTACCCGCTTCCGGAGCCGTGCGGGCCGCGGACGCGCTGGCGGCCGCGCAGTGCGAGGACGTGCTGGACGCCCTGGTGCAGGGGTCGCTGGACATCGCCGACCCGATGGACGCCCGGATCACCGAACGCGGCCGCTCCCTGTCGGGCGGCCAGCGCCAGCGGCTCGCGCTCGCCCGCTCCCTCGTCACCGACCCCGAGGTGCTGGTCCTGGACGAACCGACCTCCGCGGTCGACTCGCACACCGAGGCCCGCATCGCGGACGGACTGCGACGGCTGCGCACGGGGCGGACGACGGTCGTGTTCACCTCCTCACCGCTGCTGCTGGACCGTGCGGACCGGGTGGCCCTCGTCCACGAGGGCTCGGTCGTCGCGGTGGGCGTGCACCGCGAACTGCTGGACACCGAACCGCGGTACCGGGCCGTGGTGACACGCGAGACCGACGACGAGGCGGCCCTGGCCGGCGCCGGAGACGGCCTGGCCGGGGACAGCGCCCTGCTGGACGCCCTGGAGAACCTGGAAGAGATCGAGGAGAGCGCATGA
- a CDS encoding acyl-CoA thioesterase, with product MTNPAERLVDLLDLEKIEVNIFRGRSPQESLQRVFGGQVAGQALVAAGRTTDGDRPVHSLHAYFLRPGRPGVPIVYQVERVRDGRSFTTRRVTAVQQGRTIFNLTASFHKPEEGPFEHQLPPAREVPDPESLPTVTEEIRKHLGALPEQLERMARRQPFDIRYVDRLRWNAGEIEGAEPRSAVWMRAVGPLGDDPLVHTCALTYASDMTLLDAVRIPVEPLWGTRNFDMASLDHAMWFHRPFRADEWFLYDQESPIATGGRGLARGRIYDVRGRLLVSVVQEGLFRAL from the coding sequence ATGACGAACCCGGCCGAAAGACTGGTCGACCTGCTCGACCTGGAGAAGATCGAGGTCAACATCTTCCGTGGCCGAAGCCCGCAGGAGTCACTGCAGCGGGTCTTCGGCGGCCAGGTGGCGGGCCAGGCCCTGGTCGCCGCCGGGCGCACCACGGACGGCGACCGCCCGGTGCACTCGCTGCACGCGTACTTCCTGCGCCCAGGCAGGCCGGGCGTGCCGATCGTGTACCAGGTGGAGCGGGTCCGGGACGGACGCTCGTTCACGACGCGCCGGGTCACGGCCGTGCAGCAGGGACGCACGATCTTCAATCTGACCGCCTCCTTTCACAAGCCTGAGGAAGGACCGTTCGAGCACCAGCTGCCGCCGGCCCGCGAGGTGCCGGACCCGGAGTCGCTGCCGACGGTGACCGAGGAGATCCGCAAGCACCTGGGCGCGCTGCCCGAGCAACTGGAGCGCATGGCGCGCCGCCAGCCCTTCGACATCCGTTACGTCGACCGGCTGCGCTGGAACGCCGGGGAGATCGAGGGAGCCGAGCCGCGCAGTGCCGTGTGGATGCGCGCGGTGGGACCGCTCGGTGACGACCCCCTCGTGCACACCTGCGCCCTCACCTACGCGAGCGACATGACGCTTCTGGACGCGGTCCGGATCCCGGTCGAACCCCTGTGGGGGACGCGGAACTTCGACATGGCGTCCCTGGACCACGCCATGTGGTTCCACCGTCCCTTCCGCGCGGACGAGTGGTTCCTCTACGACCAGGAGTCCCCGATCGCGACCGGCGGGCGTGGCCTCGCCCGTGGGCGTATCTACGACGTGCGGGGACGGCTGTTGGTGTCGGTCGTCCAGGAAGGGCTGTTCCGGGCCCTGTAG
- a CDS encoding DEAD/DEAH box helicase — translation MTLIDQLPPTADPDALYEAFESWAQERGITLYPHQEEALIEAVSGANVIVSTPTGSGKSMIAAGAHFAALARDEVTFYTAPIKALVSEKFFELCKLFGTENVGMLTGDASVNADAPVICCTAEVLASIALRDGKDADVGQVVMDEFHFYAEGDRGWAWQIPLLELPQAQFILMSATLGDVSFFEKDLARRTGRPTSVVRSATRPVPLSYEYQLTPLTETLTDLLQSKQAPVYIVHFTQAQAVERAQALMSINMCSREEKDQIAELIGNFRFTTKFGRNLSRYVRHGIGVHHAGMLPKYRRLVEKLAQAGLLKVICGTDTLGVGVNVPIRTVLFTALTKYDGSRVRTLRAREFHQIAGRAGRAGFDTAGLVVAQAPEHVIENEKALAKAGDDPKKRRKVVRKKAPEGFVGWTENTFEKLITSEPEPLTSRFRVTHTMLLSVIARPGNAFDAMRRLLEDNHEPRKQQLRHIRRAIAIYRSLLDGGIVEKLDKPDAEGRIVRLTVDLQQDFALNQPLSTFALASFELLDPDSPSYALDMVSVVESTLDDPRQILVAQQNKARGEAVAAMKADGVEYEERMERLQDVTYPKPLEELLFHAYNTYRKSHPWVGDHPLSPKSVIRDMYERAMSFTELVSFYELARTEGIVLRYLASAYKTLDHTIPDDLKSEDLQDLIEWLGEMVRQVDSSLLDEWEQLANPEEMTAEEAQEKADEVKPVTANARAFRVLVRNAMFRRVELAALDQVGELGELDGDAGWDAEAWGEAMDKYWDEYDDLGTGPDARGPKLLVIKEEPENGLWRVRQIFDDPADDHDWGISAEIDLTASDAEGRAVVRVTDVGQL, via the coding sequence GTGACCCTCATCGATCAGTTGCCGCCGACCGCCGACCCCGACGCCCTGTACGAAGCCTTCGAGTCGTGGGCGCAGGAGCGCGGTATCACCCTCTACCCCCACCAGGAGGAGGCTCTGATCGAGGCGGTCTCGGGGGCGAACGTGATCGTCTCGACCCCGACGGGCTCCGGCAAGAGCATGATCGCCGCGGGCGCTCACTTCGCCGCGCTGGCCCGCGACGAGGTCACCTTCTACACGGCCCCGATCAAGGCGCTGGTGTCGGAGAAGTTCTTCGAGCTGTGCAAGCTCTTCGGCACCGAGAACGTCGGCATGCTCACCGGCGACGCCTCCGTGAACGCCGACGCGCCCGTGATCTGCTGCACCGCCGAGGTGCTGGCGTCGATCGCGCTGCGCGACGGCAAGGACGCGGACGTCGGCCAGGTGGTCATGGACGAGTTCCACTTCTACGCGGAGGGTGACCGCGGCTGGGCCTGGCAGATCCCGCTGCTGGAACTCCCACAGGCCCAGTTCATCCTGATGTCGGCCACTTTGGGCGACGTGTCCTTCTTCGAGAAGGACCTCGCCCGGCGGACCGGCCGCCCCACCTCGGTGGTGCGCTCGGCCACCCGCCCGGTGCCGCTGTCCTACGAGTACCAGCTCACCCCGCTCACCGAGACCCTGACCGACCTGCTGCAGAGCAAGCAGGCGCCGGTGTACATCGTCCACTTCACCCAGGCGCAGGCCGTGGAGCGCGCGCAGGCGCTGATGAGCATCAACATGTGCTCGCGCGAGGAGAAGGACCAGATCGCCGAGCTGATCGGCAACTTCCGCTTCACCACCAAGTTCGGCCGCAACCTCTCGCGTTACGTCCGCCACGGCATCGGCGTCCACCACGCCGGCATGCTGCCCAAGTACCGGCGCCTGGTGGAGAAGCTCGCCCAGGCGGGACTGCTGAAGGTCATCTGCGGCACGGACACCCTCGGCGTGGGCGTCAACGTGCCCATCCGGACCGTGCTGTTCACCGCGCTGACCAAGTACGACGGCAGCCGGGTGCGCACGCTGCGGGCCCGGGAGTTCCACCAGATCGCGGGGCGGGCCGGCCGCGCCGGCTTCGACACCGCGGGGCTGGTCGTGGCGCAGGCGCCCGAGCACGTCATCGAGAACGAGAAGGCCCTCGCCAAGGCGGGCGACGATCCGAAGAAGCGCCGCAAGGTGGTGCGCAAGAAGGCACCTGAGGGCTTCGTCGGCTGGACGGAGAACACCTTCGAGAAGCTGATCACGTCCGAGCCCGAGCCGCTGACCTCGCGCTTCAGGGTGACGCACACGATGCTGCTGTCGGTGATCGCCCGTCCCGGCAACGCCTTCGACGCGATGCGCCGCCTCCTCGAGGACAACCACGAGCCGCGCAAGCAGCAGCTCCGGCACATCCGCCGGGCCATCGCCATCTACCGCTCGCTGCTGGACGGCGGCATCGTCGAGAAGCTCGACAAGCCGGACGCCGAGGGCCGTATCGTCCGGCTCACGGTCGACCTGCAGCAGGACTTCGCCCTCAACCAGCCGCTGTCCACGTTCGCGCTCGCCTCGTTCGAACTGCTCGACCCGGACTCCCCGTCCTACGCCCTCGACATGGTGTCCGTGGTCGAGTCCACCCTGGACGACCCGCGGCAGATCCTCGTCGCCCAGCAGAACAAGGCGCGCGGTGAGGCCGTGGCCGCGATGAAGGCCGACGGCGTCGAGTACGAGGAGCGCATGGAGCGCCTCCAGGACGTCACGTACCCGAAGCCGCTGGAGGAGCTGCTCTTCCACGCGTACAACACCTACCGCAAGAGCCACCCCTGGGTCGGCGACCACCCGCTGTCGCCGAAGTCGGTGATCCGGGACATGTACGAACGGGCGATGTCCTTCACGGAGCTGGTGTCCTTCTACGAGCTGGCCCGCACCGAGGGCATCGTGCTGCGCTACCTGGCCAGCGCCTACAAGACCCTCGACCACACCATCCCGGACGACCTGAAGTCCGAGGACCTGCAGGACCTCATCGAGTGGCTGGGCGAGATGGTCCGCCAGGTCGACTCCAGCCTGCTGGACGAGTGGGAGCAGCTGGCCAACCCGGAGGAGATGACCGCCGAGGAGGCCCAGGAGAAGGCCGACGAGGTCAAGCCGGTCACCGCCAACGCGCGCGCCTTCCGGGTCCTGGTCCGCAACGCCATGTTCCGCCGGGTGGAGCTGGCCGCCCTGGACCAGGTCGGCGAACTGGGCGAGCTGGACGGCGACGCCGGCTGGGACGCCGAGGCGTGGGGCGAGGCGATGGACAAGTACTGGGACGAGTACGACGACCTCGGCACCGGCCCCGACGCCCGCGGCCCCAAGCTGCTGGTCATCAAGGAGGAGCCGGAGAACGGCCTCTGGCGGGTCCGCCAGATCTTCGACGACCCCGCCGACGACCACGACTGGGGCATCAGCGCGGAGATCGACCTCACGGCCTCGGACGCCGAGGGCCGCGCGGTCGTGCGTGTCACCGATGTCGGTCAGCTGTGA
- a CDS encoding DUF6397 family protein, with translation MPDSTFVPSRPVTCPPGRAARELGLKRADFELAVHLGRIRTVPDDSGGGGRRVERAEIDRLRAEPGFPGPLLERVHVVGTAEGAALMGIPAGRFTRLARLGLLVPVRFYVNRYRAVVWLYLAEELRDFAAQGVNSRLLKGRTPETLRGQLATGVDLRARNWRGRHLGFLLRGADDDPWARAGALAALLPQVDVHDVVKDPYERAHLNRFRPAPPDHGTPSSPSALLAEELMTAQDADEIGWLRSELRRAAEEARAHTVAPRPAPRQTEPAARPAPRHHRTVRPATEHGENTRSVGSTASAGSPGALRGPAAPHAVPTAPPTVPGDGRGPTATRAARGLRVWLRRRTPRPARV, from the coding sequence ATGCCGGACAGCACCTTCGTCCCCTCCCGCCCCGTCACCTGCCCGCCGGGCCGCGCGGCCCGTGAACTGGGCCTGAAGCGAGCCGACTTCGAACTCGCCGTACACCTCGGACGCATCCGCACCGTGCCCGACGACAGCGGGGGCGGCGGCCGCCGCGTCGAGCGGGCGGAGATCGACCGTCTCCGCGCCGAGCCAGGCTTTCCCGGCCCGCTCCTCGAACGCGTGCACGTCGTGGGCACCGCCGAAGGAGCCGCGCTCATGGGCATCCCGGCGGGCCGTTTCACCCGCCTCGCGCGCCTGGGACTGCTGGTACCGGTGCGCTTCTACGTCAACCGCTACCGAGCCGTCGTCTGGCTCTACCTGGCCGAGGAACTGCGGGACTTCGCCGCCCAGGGCGTGAACTCGCGCCTGCTCAAGGGCCGCACGCCCGAGACCCTGCGAGGACAGCTCGCGACAGGAGTGGATCTGCGGGCCCGCAACTGGCGTGGGCGGCACCTCGGATTCCTGCTGCGCGGGGCCGACGACGACCCGTGGGCGCGAGCCGGCGCCCTGGCCGCGCTGCTTCCTCAAGTCGACGTCCACGACGTCGTCAAGGACCCTTACGAACGTGCCCACCTGAACCGCTTCCGCCCGGCCCCGCCGGACCACGGAACCCCGAGCTCCCCCTCCGCGCTCCTCGCCGAGGAACTCATGACGGCACAGGACGCGGACGAGATCGGCTGGCTGCGCAGCGAACTGCGCCGAGCGGCGGAGGAGGCACGCGCCCACACAGTCGCACCACGCCCGGCCCCACGGCAGACCGAGCCCGCCGCGCGACCGGCCCCGCGCCACCACCGGACCGTGCGCCCCGCGACCGAGCACGGCGAGAACACCCGGAGCGTCGGGAGCACCGCGAGCGCCGGGAGCCCCGGGGCCCTTCGCGGCCCGGCGGCACCGCACGCCGTGCCCACCGCGCCACCCACGGTCCCGGGCGACGGGCGCGGGCCGACGGCGACGCGAGCCGCCCGCGGCCTGCGGGTCTGGCTGCGGCGCAGAACCCCCAGGCCCGCGAGGGTCTGA
- a CDS encoding DUF5709 domain-containing protein produces MDSADGWGDDVYQPDPSEIREDSGVLDVEDTLDFDGVEDPLDRGWSPPERPWAVEHTGVTARERLTGETLDQRLAEELPDAEAPDGDDIGDCDGGDGELLDNEVGHMRSGRLVAPDEGAHEDEESALVATDVGIDGAAASAEEAAVHIVDEDSLSG; encoded by the coding sequence GTGGACAGCGCCGACGGATGGGGGGACGACGTCTACCAGCCCGATCCCTCGGAGATCCGGGAGGACTCGGGCGTGCTCGACGTCGAGGACACACTGGACTTCGACGGCGTCGAGGACCCCCTGGACCGCGGCTGGTCCCCTCCCGAGCGGCCGTGGGCGGTGGAGCACACCGGAGTGACGGCACGCGAACGGCTGACCGGCGAGACGCTGGACCAGCGGCTCGCGGAGGAGCTGCCCGATGCCGAGGCGCCGGACGGCGACGACATCGGTGACTGCGACGGCGGCGACGGGGAACTCCTGGACAACGAGGTCGGCCACATGCGTTCCGGCCGCCTGGTCGCCCCGGACGAGGGCGCGCACGAGGACGAGGAGAGCGCCCTCGTCGCCACCGACGTCGGGATCGACGGGGCGGCGGCCTCCGCCGAGGAGGCCGCGGTGCACATCGTCGACGAGGACTCCCTGTCCGGCTGA
- a CDS encoding metal-dependent hydrolase gives MMGPAHSLSGAAAWLGVGAAAAAAGHPMPWPVLLVGALICAGAALAPDLDHKAATISRAFGPISRWVCEIVDKLSYAVYKATRKKGDARRSGGHRTLTHTWLWAVLIGAGSSATAIAGGRWAVLAILFVHMVLAIEGLLWRAARGSSSDVLVWLLAATSAWILAGILDKPGNGSDWLFTEPGQQYLWLGLPIVLGALVHDIGDALTVSGCPILWPIPVGRKRWYPLGPPKPMRFRAGSWVELRVLMPVFMVLGGVGCAAALNMI, from the coding sequence ATGATGGGACCAGCACACTCACTGTCGGGGGCCGCGGCCTGGCTCGGCGTCGGAGCGGCGGCCGCCGCCGCCGGGCACCCGATGCCCTGGCCGGTGCTGCTGGTCGGCGCGCTGATCTGCGCGGGCGCCGCGCTCGCCCCGGACCTGGACCACAAGGCGGCCACCATCTCGCGGGCCTTCGGGCCGATCTCGCGGTGGGTCTGCGAGATCGTGGACAAACTGTCGTACGCCGTCTACAAGGCGACCCGGAAGAAGGGCGACGCGCGCCGCTCGGGCGGCCACCGCACGCTGACGCACACCTGGCTGTGGGCGGTCCTCATCGGCGCGGGCAGCTCGGCGACGGCCATCGCCGGCGGGCGCTGGGCGGTGCTGGCCATCCTGTTCGTGCACATGGTGCTGGCCATCGAGGGCCTGCTGTGGCGGGCGGCCCGGGGCTCCAGCAGCGACGTCCTGGTCTGGCTGCTCGCGGCGACGAGCGCCTGGATCCTCGCCGGGATCCTGGACAAGCCGGGCAACGGCTCCGACTGGCTGTTCACCGAGCCGGGCCAGCAGTACCTGTGGCTGGGCCTGCCGATCGTGCTGGGCGCCCTGGTGCACGACATCGGGGACGCGCTGACGGTGTCCGGCTGCCCGATCCTGTGGCCGATCCCGGTGGGCCGCAAGCGCTGGTACCCGCTGGGCCCGCCGAAGCCGATGCGGTTCCGGGCGGGCAGCTGGGTGGAGCTCAGGGTGCTCATGCCCGTGTTCATGGTGCTCGGGGGAGTGGGCTGCGCGGCGGCCCTCAACATGATCTGA
- a CDS encoding type B 50S ribosomal protein L31, which translates to MQQDKHPEYRPVVFRDRAAGYAFLTRSTANSEQTIEWDDGETYPVIDVEISSESHPFYTGKARTVDTEGRVARFERRYGGAGSDGPA; encoded by the coding sequence ATGCAGCAGGACAAGCACCCCGAGTACCGGCCCGTGGTCTTCCGGGACCGCGCCGCCGGTTACGCCTTCCTCACCCGCTCGACCGCGAACAGCGAGCAGACCATCGAGTGGGACGACGGCGAGACCTACCCGGTGATCGACGTGGAGATCTCCTCCGAGAGCCACCCCTTCTACACGGGCAAGGCCCGCACGGTGGACACCGAGGGCCGCGTCGCCCGCTTCGAGCGCCGGTACGGCGGTGCCGGCTCCGACGGGCCGGCCTGA
- a CDS encoding ABC transporter ATP-binding protein has translation MIGVSPPAYDPAAPTTATTLPVGAASTVRAYATELFRRHRRAFLLLMAVNTVAVVASMVGPYLLGGLVERVSDGAREPHLGLTACLFLLALVVQAGFVRQVRLRGAVLGERMLADLREDFLVRSVGLPPGVLERAGTGDLLSRITTDIDRLGNAMREAVPQLAIGFVWALPLLGGLVVTAPPLAAAVLLAVPVLVVGCRWYFKRAPSGYRSEAAGYAAVAAALAETVDAGHTVESHRLGARRIALSERRIKEWTAWERYTLWLRSVLFPVINAVHVLVLGSVLMVGGAFVLQGWIGVGQLTTGALIAQMLVDPVNLILRWYDEVQVAQVSLARLVGVRDIEPDAGDASVAPGGRDVHADRVRFGYREGVDVLREVSLQVAPGTRLALVGPSGAGKSTLGRLLAGIYAPRDGRVTLGGAELSRMPAERVRSHVALVNQEHHVFVGSLRDNLLLARTGATDAELWAALGAVDADAWARALDDGLDTEVGSGGLSLTPAQAQQIALARLVLADPHTLVLDEATSLLDPRAARHLERSLARVLDGRTVVAIAHRLHTAHDADVIAVVENGRITELGGHEELVAAEGAYAALWRSWHG, from the coding sequence ATGATCGGCGTTTCGCCACCGGCGTACGACCCGGCGGCCCCGACGACCGCCACCACCCTGCCCGTCGGCGCCGCGTCGACCGTGCGCGCCTACGCGACCGAGCTGTTCCGCCGGCACCGCCGGGCCTTCCTGCTGCTGATGGCCGTCAACACCGTCGCCGTGGTCGCCTCCATGGTGGGCCCCTATCTGCTCGGCGGGCTCGTCGAGCGGGTGTCGGACGGAGCCCGGGAGCCGCATCTGGGCCTGACCGCCTGTCTGTTCCTGCTCGCCCTCGTCGTCCAGGCCGGCTTCGTACGGCAGGTGCGGCTGCGGGGCGCGGTGCTCGGCGAGCGGATGCTGGCCGATCTGCGGGAGGACTTCCTGGTCCGCTCCGTGGGACTGCCGCCGGGCGTCCTGGAGCGGGCGGGCACCGGCGACCTCCTCTCCCGCATCACCACCGACATCGACCGCCTCGGCAACGCCATGCGCGAGGCCGTGCCGCAGCTGGCGATCGGGTTCGTGTGGGCCCTGCCGCTGCTCGGCGGTCTCGTCGTCACGGCCCCGCCGCTCGCGGCCGCCGTGCTCCTCGCGGTGCCCGTCCTGGTCGTGGGCTGCCGCTGGTACTTCAAGCGGGCGCCCTCCGGCTACCGTTCCGAGGCCGCCGGCTACGCCGCCGTCGCCGCAGCGCTCGCCGAGACGGTGGACGCGGGCCACACCGTCGAGTCGCACCGCCTCGGGGCCCGCCGTATCGCCCTGTCGGAGCGGCGCATCAAGGAGTGGACCGCCTGGGAGCGCTACACCCTCTGGCTGCGGTCCGTGCTCTTCCCGGTGATCAACGCCGTGCACGTCCTCGTGCTCGGCTCGGTCCTCATGGTCGGCGGCGCGTTCGTGCTCCAGGGCTGGATCGGGGTCGGGCAGCTGACGACGGGTGCGCTGATCGCCCAGATGCTCGTCGACCCGGTGAACCTCATCCTGCGCTGGTACGACGAGGTGCAGGTCGCCCAGGTGTCGTTGGCCCGTCTAGTGGGGGTCCGGGACATCGAGCCGGACGCCGGGGACGCCTCGGTGGCGCCCGGCGGACGGGACGTGCACGCCGACCGGGTGCGCTTCGGCTACCGGGAGGGCGTCGACGTCCTGCGCGAGGTCTCCCTCCAGGTCGCCCCGGGCACCCGGCTGGCCCTGGTCGGCCCGTCGGGCGCGGGCAAGTCCACGCTGGGCAGGCTGCTCGCCGGCATCTACGCGCCCCGCGACGGCCGCGTCACCCTCGGCGGCGCCGAGCTGTCCCGGATGCCGGCCGAGCGGGTCCGCTCGCACGTGGCCCTCGTCAACCAGGAGCACCACGTCTTCGTCGGCTCCCTGCGCGACAACCTGCTGCTGGCCCGCACCGGCGCCACCGACGCCGAGCTGTGGGCGGCACTGGGCGCGGTCGACGCGGACGCCTGGGCGCGGGCGCTGGACGACGGCCTCGACACCGAGGTGGGCTCCGGCGGGCTGTCGCTGACCCCGGCACAGGCCCAGCAGATCGCCCTGGCCAGGCTGGTACTGGCCGATCCGCACACCCTGGTGCTGGACGAGGCGACCTCCCTGCTCGACCCGCGCGCTGCCCGTCACCTGGAGCGGTCCCTGGCCCGCGTCCTCGACGGCCGCACGGTGGTCGCCATCGCCCACCGCCTGCACACCGCGCACGACGCGGACGTGATCGCTGTCGTGGAGAACGGCCGCATCACCGAGCTGGGCGGCCACGAGGAGCTGGTCGCGGCGGAGGGGGCGTACGCGGCGCTGTGGCGCTCGTGGCACGGGTGA